Proteins encoded by one window of Cannabis sativa cultivar Pink pepper isolate KNU-18-1 chromosome 4, ASM2916894v1, whole genome shotgun sequence:
- the LOC115711993 gene encoding glutamate decarboxylase codes for MVLTTASKGRGDSGEDDENADHYLNSTFASRYVREAVPKWRMPKKTIPKDAAFQFINDELMLDGTPRLNLASFVTTWMEPECDKLIMASINKNYVDMDEYPVTTEIQNRCVNMIAHLFNAPTGDTEAAIGVGTVGSSEAIMLAGLAFKRKWQQKRKAEGKPFDKPNIVTGANVQVCWEKFARYFEVELKEVKLKEGYYVMDPEKAVEMVDENTICVAAILGSTLTGEFEDVKKVNELLTLKNKETGWDTPIHVDAASGGFVAPFLYPEIEWDFRLPLVKSINVSGHKYGLVYAGIGWVVWRDKEDLPEDLIFHINYLGSDQPTFTLNFSKGSSQIIAQYYQFIRLGFEGYKNIMENCMATAKILQNRLEKTGHFDIVSKDIGVPVVAFSLKDSSKYTVFNIADSLRRFGWIVPAYTMPADAEHIAVLRVVIREDFSRSLVERLISDILKVLKDLDDLPTTSATPINTDTAIKKKTDRQIEEEVTGHWKRFVKERKTGAC; via the exons ATGGTGTTGACAACGGCGAGTAAGGGTAGGGGTGATAGCGGCGAGGATGACGAGAACGCTGATCACTACTTAAACTCGACGTTTGCGTCTCGGTACGTACGTGAGGCAGTCCCCAAATGGAGGATGCCCAAGAAGACTATACCCAAGGACGCTGCGTTCCAGTTCATAAACGATGAGCTCATGTTGGATGGTACTCCAAGGCTCAACTTGGCTTCCTTTGTTACTACTTGGATGGAGCCTGAGTGTGATAAACTCATCATGGCTTCCATTAACAAGAACTACGTCGACATGGATGAGTACCCTGTCACCACAGAAATCCAG AATCGTTGTGTGAACATGATCGCACACCTGTTTAATGCTCCCACGGGAGATACGGAAGCTGCAATTGGTGTGGGAACCGTTGGATCATCAGAGGCCATAATGCTTGCTGGTCTAGCTTTCAAGAGAAAATGGCAGCAAAAGAGGAAAGCAGAGGGAAAGCCCTTTGATAAGCCTAATATAGTCACTGGTGCCAATGTTCAG GTGTGTTGGGAGAAGTTTGCAAGGTATTTTGAGGTTGAGCTGAAAGAGGTTAAACTAAAAGAGGGATATTACGTGATGGATCCTGAGAAGGCAGTTGAGATGGTGGATGAGAACACCATTTGTGTTGCAGCCATTCTTGGCTCCACATTGACTGGTGAGTTTGAGGATGTGAAAAAAGTCAATGAACTCCTTACTCTCAAGAACAAGGAAACAGGTTGGGACACCCCGATTCACGTAGATGCCGCCAGCGGCGGTTTTGTTGCACCGTTCCTTTATCCGGAGATTGAATGGGATTTCAGATTGCCTCTGGTGAAAAGCATCAATGTGAGTGGCCATAAGTATGGGCTTGTCTATGCTGGTATTGGATGGGTTGTGTGGAGGGACAAAGAGGACTTACCTGAAGACCTTATTTTCCATATCAATTACCTTGGATCTGACCAACCTACTTTCACCCTCAACTTCTCCAAAG ggTCTAGTCAAATCATTGCTCAGTATTACCAATTCATCCGATTGGGATTTGAG GGTTACAAGAACATAATGGAAAACTGCATGGCAACTGCAAAAATACTACAAAACAGATTAGAGAAAACAGGGCACTTTGACATAGTCTCAAAAGACATAGGGGTGCCCGTTGTGGCATTCTCTCTCAAAGACAGTAGCAAATACACTGTGTTCAACATAGCAGACAGCTTGAGAAGGTTTGGGTGGATTGTGCCAGCCTACACCATGCCTGCCGACGCCGAACACATCGCTGTTCTTCGGGTTGTGATTAGGGAGGACTTCAGCCGTAGCTTGGTGGAGAGACTGATCTCAGACATATTGAAAGTGCTGAAGGATCTGGACGATCTTCCAACCACCAGTGCCACACCGATCAATACTGACACTGCAATCAAGAAGAAGACTGATAGACAGATTGAAGAAGAAGTGACCGGACATTGGAAGCGTTTTGTCAAGGAAAGGAAAACTGGAGCATGTTAA